A part of Streptomyces sp. NBC_01235 genomic DNA contains:
- a CDS encoding 3-hydroxyacyl-CoA dehydrogenase family protein yields MTSAAAAPPPAVVGVIGGGRMGAGIAQSFAAAGSSVVVVEHDGAAAAGALDRIAAGLRRAAERGGPGGPVAGDEADRVTAVTSMSALPHDADLVVEAVPENAALKARLLAAAEQAVGERCVLATNTSSLPVTELAAALKQPGRFLGMHFFNPVPVSALVELVLAPDTTGETLTAAVGWTHALGKQEVVVQDSPGFASSRLGLALGLEAIRMVEEGVADPEAIDTAMRLGYRHPMGPLRLTDLVGLDVRLAIAEHLHATLGERFAPPGLLREKVARGELGRKTGQGFFSWQ; encoded by the coding sequence ATGACCTCGGCAGCAGCAGCACCACCACCCGCCGTCGTGGGGGTGATCGGCGGCGGCCGGATGGGCGCCGGTATCGCCCAGTCGTTCGCGGCCGCCGGGTCGTCGGTGGTCGTCGTCGAGCACGACGGCGCGGCTGCGGCCGGCGCCCTGGACCGGATCGCCGCCGGGCTGCGTCGGGCCGCCGAGCGCGGGGGGCCCGGCGGACCCGTGGCCGGTGACGAAGCGGACCGGGTCACCGCTGTGACCTCGATGTCCGCACTGCCCCACGACGCCGATCTGGTCGTCGAGGCGGTACCGGAGAACGCCGCGCTCAAGGCCCGGCTGCTCGCCGCCGCCGAACAGGCCGTGGGGGAGCGGTGCGTGCTCGCCACCAACACCAGCTCCTTGCCGGTCACCGAACTCGCGGCGGCCCTGAAGCAACCCGGACGCTTCCTGGGCATGCATTTCTTCAACCCCGTGCCCGTCTCCGCACTGGTCGAACTGGTCCTCGCGCCCGACACCACCGGGGAGACCCTGACGGCGGCGGTCGGCTGGACACACGCCCTCGGCAAACAGGAGGTCGTGGTCCAGGACTCGCCGGGGTTCGCCAGCAGCCGCCTCGGCCTCGCCCTGGGTCTGGAGGCGATCCGCATGGTCGAGGAGGGGGTCGCCGACCCGGAGGCCATCGACACGGCCATGCGCCTGGGCTACCGGCATCCGATGGGGCCGCTGCGTCTGACCGACCTGGTGGGTCTCGACGTGCGGCTGGCCATCGCCGAACACCTGCACGCGACGCTCGGGGAGCGGTTCGCGCCGCCCGGGCTGCTGCGCGAGAAGGTCGCCCGCGGCGAGCTGGGCCGCAAGACCGGTCAAGGGTTCTTCTCATGGCAGTGA
- a CDS encoding enoyl-CoA hydratase/isomerase family protein, producing MAVTDGATPQDPAGGHPAPYGVAYDVTDAVAVIELRGPASGNTLDTHLRGALLMAARRLTTDTARGVRAALITARGKHFCVGQDLREHARLLKTTPATAFANIPNDYNPLVKELHALPVPLVVAVEGACVGAGLGIALCADVRVAAEGARFATAFTGIGLTSDSGVARALARQLGPSRTAGLMLLGDRFSARDAERWGLVHRVVPDGSATAEGLALARSLADGPTAAHRETKALLRSAATTPLPAALEREAVIQRRLGATDDHHEAVAAFLERRGPAFRGH from the coding sequence ATGGCAGTGACCGACGGGGCGACCCCCCAGGACCCGGCGGGCGGGCACCCCGCCCCGTACGGGGTGGCGTACGACGTCACCGACGCCGTGGCCGTCATCGAACTGCGCGGACCCGCGAGCGGCAACACCCTCGACACGCACCTGCGCGGCGCTCTCCTCATGGCGGCACGACGCCTGACCACGGACACCGCACGCGGCGTGCGAGCGGCCCTGATCACCGCCCGTGGCAAGCACTTCTGTGTCGGCCAGGACCTCAGGGAGCATGCCCGGCTGCTGAAGACCACACCCGCCACGGCCTTCGCGAACATACCCAACGACTACAACCCGCTGGTCAAGGAGCTGCACGCGCTGCCGGTCCCGCTCGTCGTGGCCGTCGAGGGAGCCTGCGTCGGGGCCGGACTCGGCATCGCCCTCTGCGCCGACGTGCGGGTCGCCGCCGAAGGCGCTCGCTTCGCGACCGCCTTCACCGGCATCGGCCTGACCTCCGACTCCGGCGTCGCCCGCGCCCTCGCCCGCCAGCTGGGTCCCTCACGGACCGCGGGACTCATGCTCCTGGGTGACCGGTTCTCCGCGCGGGACGCCGAGCGCTGGGGCCTGGTCCACCGCGTCGTACCGGACGGCTCGGCCACGGCCGAAGGGCTGGCCCTGGCCCGCTCCCTGGCCGACGGACCCACCGCCGCCCACCGGGAGACCAAGGCACTGCTGCGGTCCGCGGCCACCACGCCCCTGCCGGCCGCGCTGGAGCGCGAGGCCGTGATCCAGCGGCGGCTCGGCGCCACCGACGACCACCACGAGGCCGTCGCGGCCTTCCTCGAACGCCGCGGCCCCGCCTTCCGCGGCCACTGA
- the paaA gene encoding 1,2-phenylacetyl-CoA epoxidase subunit PaaA, whose amino-acid sequence MNTPAATGAPPGPRSPESAFEDTIARDQRVEPRDWMPDGYRETLVRQIAQHAHSEIIGMQPEGEWITRAPSLRRKAILFAKVQDEAGHGLYLYSAAETLGADRTDMTERLIEGRQKYSSIFNYPTRSFADVGVIGWFVDGAAICNQVPLCRSSYGPYGRAMVRVCKEESFHQRQGYELLLTMMRGTDEQRAMVQDAVDRWWWPSLMMFGPPDDDSPNSARSMAWRIKRHTNDELRQRFVDMTVPQAEKLGVTLPDPGLRWNEERGHHDFGTPDWEELKRVISGDGPCNAERIARRRAAHEEGAWVREAATAHAARQTARAREGAAA is encoded by the coding sequence ATGAACACACCCGCCGCCACCGGCGCGCCCCCGGGGCCCCGGAGCCCCGAGTCCGCCTTCGAGGACACCATCGCCCGCGACCAGCGCGTCGAGCCCCGGGACTGGATGCCGGACGGCTACCGCGAGACGCTCGTCCGGCAGATCGCCCAGCACGCCCACTCCGAGATCATCGGCATGCAGCCGGAAGGTGAATGGATCACCCGGGCGCCCTCACTGCGCCGCAAGGCGATCCTCTTCGCCAAGGTGCAGGACGAGGCCGGGCACGGGCTGTATCTGTACTCGGCGGCCGAGACCCTGGGCGCGGACCGCACGGACATGACCGAGCGGCTGATCGAGGGCCGGCAGAAGTACTCGTCGATCTTCAACTACCCGACCCGCAGCTTCGCCGACGTCGGGGTGATCGGCTGGTTCGTCGACGGCGCCGCGATCTGCAACCAGGTGCCGCTGTGCAGGAGTTCGTACGGGCCGTACGGGCGCGCCATGGTGCGCGTCTGCAAGGAGGAGTCGTTCCACCAGCGGCAGGGATACGAACTGCTGCTGACCATGATGCGCGGCACCGACGAACAGCGGGCCATGGTGCAGGACGCCGTGGACCGCTGGTGGTGGCCGTCGCTGATGATGTTCGGCCCGCCCGACGACGACTCGCCCAACTCGGCCCGGTCCATGGCCTGGAGGATCAAGCGGCACACCAACGACGAGCTGCGGCAGCGGTTCGTGGACATGACCGTTCCGCAGGCCGAGAAGCTGGGTGTCACCCTGCCCGACCCCGGCCTGCGCTGGAACGAGGAGCGTGGGCACCACGACTTCGGCACCCCCGACTGGGAGGAGCTGAAACGGGTGATCTCCGGCGACGGGCCGTGCAACGCCGAACGGATCGCGCGACGCCGGGCCGCGCACGAGGAGGGCGCCTGGGTGCGGGAGGCGGCCACCGCACACGCGGCCAGGCAGACCGCCCGGGCGCGGGAAGGAGCGGCGGCGTGA
- the paaB gene encoding 1,2-phenylacetyl-CoA epoxidase subunit PaaB: protein MSGTDGVPAQAADRTRGQWPLYEVFVRGKRGLNHVHVGSLRAADDHMALTHARDLYTRRNEGVSIWAVRSDTIAASTPDEKDPFFAPSGDKVYRHPTFYDIPDDVPHI, encoded by the coding sequence GTGAGCGGCACCGATGGAGTTCCCGCACAGGCCGCGGACCGTACCCGGGGGCAGTGGCCGCTGTACGAGGTCTTCGTGCGCGGCAAGCGCGGCCTCAACCACGTCCACGTCGGCTCCCTTCGCGCGGCCGACGATCACATGGCCCTCACCCACGCCCGGGACCTGTACACCCGGCGCAACGAGGGCGTCAGCATCTGGGCCGTGCGCTCGGACACCATCGCCGCGTCCACCCCCGACGAGAAGGACCCCTTCTTCGCGCCGAGCGGCGACAAGGTCTACCGGCACCCCACCTTCTACGACATCCCCGACGACGTCCCCCACATCTAG
- the paaC gene encoding 1,2-phenylacetyl-CoA epoxidase subunit PaaC, protein MSEDDLYVDHDNARWAFGTGFTDPLHGVDEAVPDGVDAGDLAACCLALGDDALVSAQRLAEWCSRAPELEEELALANIGLDLLGQARLLYARTGGADGTGRGEDAYAYFRDPADFRNVRLAELPGGDFAFTVVRLLVLSTWRLALFEELTAAPDPVLAAVAAKSVKELAYHCHYAAGWTVRFGDGTEESRARLESALHGIAPWLNELLTDRAAEHLGAVPAVVAERTLLWLTDVFVAAGLGPAEAMPLGPASISSVPGSGRNADHTEHLAPLLAELQSVARAHPDAAW, encoded by the coding sequence ATGAGCGAGGACGACCTGTACGTCGACCACGACAACGCGCGGTGGGCGTTCGGCACCGGATTCACCGATCCGCTGCACGGCGTGGACGAGGCGGTGCCGGACGGCGTCGACGCCGGCGACCTGGCCGCCTGCTGCCTGGCGCTGGGCGACGACGCCCTGGTGTCCGCCCAGCGGCTGGCCGAGTGGTGTTCCCGCGCCCCGGAGCTGGAGGAGGAGCTGGCCCTCGCCAACATCGGCCTGGACCTGCTCGGCCAGGCGCGTCTGCTGTACGCCAGGACCGGCGGCGCCGACGGCACGGGGCGCGGCGAGGACGCGTACGCCTACTTCCGCGATCCGGCGGACTTCCGCAACGTACGGCTCGCCGAACTGCCGGGCGGCGACTTCGCGTTCACCGTCGTCCGGCTGCTGGTGCTGTCCACCTGGCGGCTCGCCCTGTTCGAGGAACTGACCGCCGCACCCGACCCGGTGCTGGCCGCCGTCGCCGCGAAGAGCGTCAAGGAGCTGGCCTATCACTGTCACTACGCCGCCGGGTGGACCGTACGGTTCGGTGACGGGACCGAGGAGTCCCGCGCCCGCCTGGAATCCGCCCTGCACGGCATCGCCCCGTGGCTGAACGAGCTGCTGACCGACCGGGCCGCGGAACACCTCGGCGCGGTCCCCGCCGTTGTCGCCGAACGGACCCTGCTGTGGCTCACCGACGTGTTCGTGGCGGCGGGACTCGGCCCGGCCGAGGCCATGCCGCTCGGTCCCGCGTCCATCTCCTCCGTCCCGGGCTCCGGCCGGAACGCGGACCACACCGAGCACCTGGCACCCCTCCTCGCCGAACTGCAGAGCGTCGCCCGCGCACATCCGGACGCGGCATGGTGA
- the paaD gene encoding 1,2-phenylacetyl-CoA epoxidase subunit PaaD: MVTAAERSERRAERTEHARHIASSVPDPELPMLTLSDLGVLRGIEVEPDGTVVARLTPTYSGCPAMAEMRAEVATRLRAAGFPAVRVVTVLDPPWTTDRITDEGRRKLTEHGIAPPGPPRIPDSAPGPVWLTLASAPAAVPCPRCASADTEEISRFAATACTALRRCHACLEPFEHVKDL, encoded by the coding sequence ATGGTGACCGCGGCGGAGCGTTCCGAACGCCGTGCGGAACGGACAGAACACGCCCGGCACATCGCCTCCTCGGTCCCCGACCCCGAACTGCCGATGCTGACGCTCTCCGACCTCGGAGTGCTCCGCGGCATCGAGGTGGAGCCGGACGGAACCGTGGTCGCGCGGCTCACCCCCACCTACTCGGGCTGCCCCGCCATGGCGGAGATGCGGGCCGAGGTCGCCACCCGGCTGCGCGCCGCCGGCTTCCCCGCCGTCCGGGTCGTCACGGTGCTCGACCCTCCGTGGACCACCGACCGGATCACCGACGAAGGCCGCCGCAAGCTCACGGAGCACGGCATCGCGCCCCCCGGCCCGCCGCGCATCCCGGACTCCGCACCGGGGCCGGTCTGGCTGACCCTGGCCTCCGCCCCGGCCGCCGTGCCCTGCCCACGCTGCGCCTCGGCCGACACCGAGGAGATCTCCCGCTTCGCCGCCACCGCCTGCACCGCGCTTCGGCGCTGCCACGCCTGCCTGGAGCCCTTCGAGCACGTCAAGGACCTCTGA
- the paaE gene encoding 1,2-phenylacetyl-CoA epoxidase subunit PaaE produces MTNPAPPAAARVRRRPVFHALRVAAVEPLCADAAALTFDIPDRLAEEFAFRPGQCLTLRREFDGRDERRSYSICSPAGTPPRIGVRVVPGGLFSSWLVHGVRAGDTMEVMGPAGSFTPDLGGAGHRGRLGHHVLIAAGSGITPMLSIAASVLAADDTAHITVLYGNRHTGTVMFADELADLKDRYPARFQLAHVLSREPREAELLSGRLDADRLTALLDALVDVRGVDHWWLCGPHGMVRDARAILSGLGVPADSVHQELFHADDEPPAPPVPPGRPATERGDTTTDVPTSEVTVVLDGRATTFCAPRHRTVLDGAQETRPDLPFACKGGVCGTCRALVTQGRADMRRNYALEPAEVSAGYVLTCQTFAASGTLTVDFDS; encoded by the coding sequence ATGACCAACCCCGCACCCCCCGCCGCCGCACGGGTTCGCCGCCGTCCGGTCTTCCACGCCCTGCGCGTCGCCGCCGTCGAGCCGCTGTGCGCCGACGCCGCCGCCCTCACCTTCGACATTCCCGACCGCCTGGCCGAGGAGTTCGCCTTCCGCCCCGGCCAGTGCCTCACCCTGCGGCGTGAGTTCGACGGCCGTGACGAGCGGCGCTCGTACTCCATCTGCTCACCGGCCGGGACACCGCCCCGTATCGGCGTCCGCGTCGTACCGGGCGGGCTGTTCTCCTCCTGGCTCGTCCACGGCGTGCGCGCCGGGGACACCATGGAGGTCATGGGACCGGCCGGCTCCTTCACCCCCGACCTCGGCGGTGCCGGACACCGCGGCCGACTCGGCCACCATGTGCTGATCGCCGCCGGATCGGGCATCACGCCGATGCTGTCCATCGCCGCGTCCGTCCTCGCCGCGGACGACACCGCACACATCACCGTGCTGTACGGCAACCGGCACACCGGCACCGTGATGTTCGCCGACGAACTCGCCGACCTGAAGGACCGCTACCCGGCCCGCTTCCAGCTCGCCCACGTCCTGTCCCGCGAGCCGCGCGAAGCCGAACTGCTCTCCGGCCGCCTCGACGCCGACCGGCTCACCGCGCTGCTCGACGCCCTCGTCGACGTCCGCGGTGTCGACCACTGGTGGCTGTGCGGCCCGCACGGCATGGTCCGAGACGCCCGCGCGATCCTCTCCGGCCTCGGCGTCCCGGCCGACAGCGTCCACCAGGAGCTGTTCCACGCGGACGACGAGCCACCCGCGCCGCCCGTGCCACCCGGCCGGCCGGCGACGGAACGGGGCGACACCACCACCGACGTCCCCACGAGCGAGGTCACCGTGGTCCTGGACGGCCGGGCCACCACGTTCTGCGCGCCGCGCCACCGCACCGTCCTCGATGGCGCCCAGGAGACCCGGCCCGACCTGCCGTTCGCGTGCAAGGGCGGAGTCTGCGGCACCTGTCGCGCCCTCGTCACCCAGGGCCGGGCCGACATGCGCCGCAACTACGCGCTGGAACCCGCCGAAGTCTCCGCAGGCTACGTCCTCACCTGCCAGACCTTCGCCGCCTCCGGCACGCTCACGGTCGACTTCGACAGTTGA
- a CDS encoding SRPBCC family protein: MRSETALTGSHGFSVIEQAFTHGAGSSGPDHEGGTAVRYAESPSVCCDVYVEAAPSRVWALVTDIGLPARLSPELQRAEWLDGAEGPAAGTCFAGYNRHRMIGEWRTVSHVVECEEQRVFGWAVVDADGRFGDPAPDPAKPLATWRFELEPEGTGCRLRQFARIGPGRSGVSLAIERAPEREEEILAFRLAELRTNMEATLRGFKALAEEAG, translated from the coding sequence TTGAGGAGCGAGACCGCGCTGACCGGGAGTCACGGCTTCTCGGTGATCGAGCAGGCATTCACCCATGGGGCCGGGTCGTCCGGCCCGGACCACGAAGGAGGTACGGCGGTGCGGTACGCCGAGAGCCCGAGCGTGTGCTGTGACGTCTACGTCGAAGCGGCTCCGTCGCGAGTGTGGGCCTTGGTGACCGACATCGGTCTGCCGGCCCGCCTGAGCCCTGAACTGCAGCGTGCGGAATGGCTCGACGGCGCGGAGGGGCCCGCGGCGGGGACGTGTTTCGCCGGGTACAACCGCCATCGGATGATCGGCGAGTGGCGGACCGTCTCACACGTCGTCGAGTGCGAGGAGCAACGGGTGTTCGGCTGGGCGGTCGTCGATGCGGACGGCCGGTTCGGAGACCCGGCGCCCGATCCCGCGAAACCCCTGGCCACCTGGCGCTTCGAGCTCGAGCCGGAGGGGACCGGCTGCAGGCTGCGGCAGTTCGCGCGGATCGGTCCGGGGCGTTCCGGGGTCAGCCTGGCGATCGAGCGCGCGCCGGAGCGGGAGGAGGAGATCCTGGCCTTCCGGCTTGCCGAGCTCCGCACCAACATGGAGGCCACCTTGCGCGGATTCAAGGCGCTCGCCGAGGAAGCCGGCTGA